TAAATAAAACAGAATCTTTGCTTAATTTAAGCAACAAACTGCATAATAGATTAACTGAACTAGGAATATCAACTATTGATAATTATAATGAATGGGAATTTCATATGAGTTTAATCAGTAATCAATTTGCTAAAAATAAAATTCCTGAAAAAGATCTTAGTGAATTATGTTTAACACTTGATGGAATCCCACAGAATATATCTACTAAGGCAAAAGAAATTCAAATTTGGCGACCTACTCTAGATCCAGAAAAAAAATGTATAGCCAGTTTTAAGTTATAATCAAATAGAATCAATTTTCTGCTTGTTATCTTCTACTTTAAATAAGTATTAATCATCATGATTATATAAATTCCGTAAAATTGTAGTTAATAAAACTACAAAAGCTGTTATCATAATAGCATATAGAAATCTAGCTATAACCCCTTCTTTTTCTAGGACATACAGAGTGTCAAAAAGACCCTGCACTGCATTATTCCAAGCCAAAGCTGCTACAAAAGCTAGAGCAGCACTAAACATAGTAAGCATCTGTTCTAGAAGTTTATCCTTCAAAAAAATCACCTCTGTAAAGACTATGATAAACCAGGGTAATAAATTACCTATTTAGGGTGATCTTCTATTAGTCTAAACTATCTTTTACTTCACAATTTTATAGCACTATTCATAAATCCCGGCAAATTAATTTGCCGGGATTTATGAATTACTTATTAAAATCTCTCAAAATCATCCTCATCAAGATTCATCATTTTAGATAAATCCTCTACCTCTTCTTGTTTCACTTTACTTTTAGTGCTTTCTAAATAATCAAATTTATTATTATTCAAATCTAATTTAAATCTATTAACTATTTGAGACATATCTTTAGCTTCTTCATTTAAAACTTCACTAGAACTAGCAATCTCCTCTACCATAGAAGCATTATCTTGAGTTACTTGATTTAACTCTTCTACTGCTTCTTGAATCTGATTAGCTGCTGAACTTTGTTGTTCCATAGCAGCTGCTATCTCTTCAATTGCTTGAGAACTTTGATTACTATTCTCTACAATCTCTTTTAGGGCATATCCTGTCTTCTCTACTAAGTCATTTCCTTCTTCAATCTGTCCAATAATAGCATTAATTAATTTATCTATTTCTTTGGCAGATTCTGCAGTTCTACCAGCAAGATTTCTAACTTCTGCAGCTACTACAGCAAAACCTTTACCATGTTCTCCTGCTCGGGCAGCTTCTACTGCTGCATTTAAAGCTAATAAGTTAGTTTGAAAAGCAATATCATTAACTACTGTAATAATATCAGCTATCTCCTTACTGCTTGCTGTAATCTTAGACATAGATCTCATAGTTTCATCTACTATTTCAGAACCTTTATTAACAGTTTCTTTACTATCTCGAGCAAAATCATTTGCTTCTTCTGAACTGGCTGCTACTTCTTGAATAGAAGCATTTATTTCCTCAATTGTTGCTGATACCTCTTCTAATGAAGATGCTTGCTCTTGAGTTCTTTCTGATAG
Above is a window of Orenia marismortui DSM 5156 DNA encoding:
- a CDS encoding DUF5654 family protein, which codes for MKDKLLEQMLTMFSAALAFVAALAWNNAVQGLFDTLYVLEKEGVIARFLYAIMITAFVVLLTTILRNLYNHDD